One Cucurbita pepo subsp. pepo cultivar mu-cu-16 chromosome LG07, ASM280686v2, whole genome shotgun sequence genomic region harbors:
- the LOC111799175 gene encoding serine hydroxymethyltransferase 2, mitochondrial-like, which translates to MFLRRVAVGATKLNVAPANGRFLLRHMSSRYGSTAEEREARATWVKQLNDPMEVVAPEVVDIIELEKARQFKGLEVIASENFCSRAVMEAIGSIMTNSSSDGYPGARYSGGTEYVDIIENWCMERALQVFRLDPAKWGVNVQTLTGSIANFQTYTGLLKPHERILSLDLPHGGHLSHGYQTATKKVSAVSLFFETMHYRLDEKTGYIDYDGMERSASLFRPKLIVAGASAYARLFDYARIRKICDEHKAIMMADMAHLAGLVAADVIPSPFEYADIVTTTTNKSLRGPRGALIFFRKGVKEINKKGEEVLYDYEDKINNAVFPGVQGASHNQKLAGLAISLKQAMTPEYKAYQQQVLRNSSKLAQCLIEKGYELVSGGTDNHLVLIDLKNKGIDGSRVEKVLEWVRIAANKNTVPGDVSAVIPGGIRLGTPALTSRGLLEADFAQIAEFFDEGVKLALKIKAAEPKGAKFKNFETTMKSNKEFQSEISKLRREVEEFAMQFPTIGCDKETMKY; encoded by the exons ATGTTTCTAAGAAGAGTCGCCGTCGGTGCTACGAAACTCAATGTTGCTCCGGCGAATGGGCGGTTCCTCCTCCGTCACATg TCTTCTCGGTACGGGTCCACGGCGGAGGAAAGGGAGGCTCGAGCTACT TGGGTTAAGCAGCTGAACGACCCCATGGAGGTCGTTGCTCCGGAGGTGGTAGACATCATTGAGCTTGAGAAAGCTCGTCAAttcaag GGTCTTGAAGTTATAGCGTCAGAGAATTTCTGCTCAAGAGCAGTGATGGAAGCAATTGGTTCGATTATGACCAATTCATCTAGTGATGGATATCCCGGTGCCAGATACAGTGGAGGAACTGA GTATGTGGACATCATTGAAAACTGGTGCATGGAACGTGCTCTACAAGTTTTTCGTTTGGACCCTGCGAAATGGGGAG TTAACGTGCAGACTCTCACTGGATCCATAGCTAACTTTCAGACATATACTGGATTATTAAAACCTCATGAGAGGATACTGTCTCTTGATTTACCACATGGTGGACACCTTTCTCATGGTTATCAG ACGGCTACCAAGAAAGTTTCTGCTGTTTCATTATTCTTCGAGACAATGCATTATAGGTTGGATGAGAAAACTGGTTACATTGACTATGATGGG ATGGAGAGAAGTGCATCTTTGTTTCGACCAAAACTCATTGTTGCTGGTGCAAGTGCCTATGCTCGTCTGTTTGATTATGCACGAATTCGAaag ATCTGTGACGAACATAAGGCAATCATGATGGCAGACATGGCACATCTTGCTGGTTTAGTTGCAGCAGACGTTATTCCATCTCCTTTTGAGTATGCTGATATTGTGACAACAACCACAAATAAATCCTTACGTGGACCACGAGGAGCTCTGATTTTCTTCCGAAAGGGCGTTAAAGAGATCAACAAAAAAGGAGAGGAA GTGCTCTATGACTATGAAGACAAAATCAATAACGCTGTCTTTCCTGGTGTTCAAGGTGCCTCACACAACCAAAAACTAGCCGGTCTGGCGATTTCACTAAAACAG GCAATGACTCCGGAATACAAAGCCTACCAACAGCAGGTTCTCAGGAATTCTTCAAAACTTGCTCAGTGTTTGATTGAGAAGGGGTATGAGCTTGTATCTGGTGGAACTGATAATCATTTAGTCCTTatagatttgaaaaataag GGTATTGATGGGTCAAGAGTTGAGAAGGTTTTGGAATGGGTTCGTATTGCAGCTAACAAGAACACAGTTCCAGGGGACGTATCTGCCGTGATTCCTGGTGGCATCCGTTTGG GAACTCCTGCTTTGACTTCGAGAGGCTTACTCGAAGCGGATTTTGCTCAAATAGCTGAATTTTTTGATGAAGGTGTGAAGTTGGCCTTGAAAATTAAGGCCGCTGAACCTAAAG GCGCTAAGTTTAAGAATTTCGAGACAACcatgaaatcaaataaagaatttcAATCTGAAATTTCAAAGCTACGACGTGAGGTTGAGGAGTTTGCCATGCAGTTTCCAACAATAGGTTGTGATAAAGAGACAATGAAATATTGA
- the LOC111799171 gene encoding pentatricopeptide repeat-containing protein At4g21065-like yields MASLPSVTLTAALNLDSDVRKRHSTSLLLKDKNASVSYQKNHSLIQLNVDAEPKFVDVREALSLLKEGTTVKTSYYVPLLQECIDRKLAAEAEIIHGHIVKTGTHEDLFVMTNLVNVYAKCGVMEKARKVFDNLPRRNVIAWTTLVTGYVQNSQPLPALKVFIEMLQAGAYPTNFTLGIVLNACSSLQSIELGKQVHAYIIKYHLDFDTSIGNSLSSFYSKFGCLELAIRAFQKIKEKNVISWTSVVSACGDNGQAARSLSFFTKMLSEGVEPNEYTLTSILSTCCVMLTLSLGAQIHSLSIKLGYGSSIPIKNSVMYLYLKCGWLIEAQKLFEGMETLNLITWNSMIAGHAKMMDAAEDDLAAHKSGSTALNMFQKLHRSGIKPDLFTFSSVLSICSRLVALEQGEQTHAQIIKSGVLADVVVGTALISMYNKCGSIAEARKAFLEMPSRTLISWTSMITGFARHGLSQQALQLFEDMRLAGVKPNQITFVGVLSACSHAGLVDEALYYFEVMQKQYKIEPVMDHFACMIDMYMRLGRVEEAFDVVKKMNFEPNEIIWSMLIAGCRSHGNSELGFYAAEQLLKLRPKDTETYISLLNMYISAGRWKDVSTVRKVMKEEKLGKLKDWSWISIKEKVYSFKPNDKSHCQTAEMYKLLETLLDEVKPLGYEPVQYMEVIEEEKGDETVFSSTIYHSEKLAIAFGLLNLPKATQIRVVKNITMCRDCHNFIRFVSLLTGREIVIRDSKQLHKFSNGYCSCRGFGDLL; encoded by the exons atGGCTTCCTTGCCTTCTGTTACCCTAACTGCTGCTCTCAACCTCGATTCCGACGTAAGAAAGCGACACTCTACCAGCCTTCTCCTTAAGGATAAG AATGCTAGCGTGTCGTATCAGAAAAATCACTCGCTAATTCAACTGAATGTTGATGCGGAGCCGAAGTTTGTAGACGTACGTGAAGCTCTGTCTCTGTTGAAAGAAGGTACGACGGTCAAAACTTCTTACTATGTTCCGTTGTTGCAAGAATGCATAGACAGAAAATTAGCTGCAGAAGCGGAAATTATCCATGGTCATATCGTAAAAACTGGGACTCATGAAGACCTATTTGTAATGACCAATCTTGTTAATGTTTATGCGAAATGTGGAGTCATGGAAAAAGCTCGCAAAGTGTTTGATAATTTGCCTCGAAGAAATGTCATTGCCTGGACTACTCTAGTGACTGGTTATGTTCAGAACTCGCAGCCTCTGCCTGCTCTTAAAGTATTCATCGAAATGTTGCAGGCTGGAGCTTATCCTACAAATTTTACACTCGGAATAGTGTTGAATGCTTGTTCTTCCCTGCAATCTATCGAATTGGGGAAGCAAGTTCATGCATATATCATCAAGTATCACTTAGATTTTGATACTAGTATTGGCAACTCTCTTTCTAGCTTCTATTCTAAATTTGGGTGCTTGGAACTCGCTATCAGGGCCTTCCagaaaattaaggaaaagaaTGTCATTTCATGGACTTCAGTTGTATCTGCCTGTGGTGATAATGGTCAAGCAGCTCGGAGTTTAAGTTTCTTTACCAAGATGCTCTCAGAAGGCGTGGAGCCGAATGAATATACTCTCACCAGTATCTTGAGCACTTGTTGTGTGATGCTAACATTGAGTCTAGGAGCACAGATTCATTCACTAAGCATTAAGCTTGGTTATGGTTCAAGCATACCTATAAAAAATTCTGTCATGTACTTATACCTGAAATGTGGATGGCTTATTGAGGCTCAGAAATTGTTCGAAGGTATGGAGACCCTCAATTTGATTACATGGAATTCAATGATCGCAGGGCATGCAAAAATGATGGATGCTGCTGAAGATGATCTTGCAGCTCACAAGAGTGGATCCACAGCACTTAATATGTTCCAGAAATTACATCGCTCGGGTATAAAGCCTGATCTGTTCACTTTCTCCAGTGTTTTAAGCATTTGTAGTAGACTAGTAGCCTTAGAACAAGGGGAACAAACTCATGCTCAGATCATCAAGAGTGGTGTTTTGGCAGATGTTGTTGTGGGAACTGCATTGATTAGTATGTATAACAAATGTGGAAGTATTGCTGAGGCGAGAAAAGCTTTCTTGGAGATGCCTTCAAGAACTCTGATATCATGGACTTCGATGATTACGGGATTTGCACGACACGGTTTGTCTCAACAAGCACTTCAGCTCTTTGAAGATATGAGACTGGCTGGAGTTAAACCAAACCAGATCACTTTTGTAGGTGTTCTATCAGCTTGTAGCCATGCTGGTTTGGTGGATGAAGCATTGTATTACTTTGAAGTAATGCAGAAGCAGTACAAGATTGAGCCTGTAATGGACCATTTTGCATGCATGATTGACATGTATATGAGGTTGGGTCGGGTGGAAGAAGCTTTTGATGTAGTCAAGAAGATGAACTTTGAGCCTAATGAAATTATATGGTCCATGTTAATTGCAGGATGTCGAAGTCATGGGAACTCCGAATTGGGGTTTTATGCTGCTGAGCAGTTACTCAAACTCAGGCCGAAAGACACCGAGACCTACATCTCTCTGCTAAATATGTACATCTCTGCAGGGAGATGGAAGGATGTTTCCACAGTGAGGAAAgtaatgaaagaagaaaagcttGGAAAGTTGAAGGACTGGAGCTGGATTAGCATCAAAGAAAAAGTTTATTCATTTAAACCCAATGACAAATCACACTGTCAAACTGCAGAGATGTACAAGCTGTTGGAGACTTTACTCGACGAAGTAAAACCTCTTGGTTACGAACCTGTTCAATATATGGAGGTAATCGAAGAGGAGAAAGGTGATGAAACAGTGTTCTCGTCCACCATTTATCACAGCGAGAAGTTAGCCATTGCTTTTGGCTTGTTAAACCTGCCAAAAGCCACCCAGATTCGGGTTGTCAAGAACATCACCATGTGTAGGGACTGCCATAATTTTATCCGATTCGTATCATTATTGACAGGCAGGGAAATCGTCATCCGAGATAGCAAGCAGCTTCACAAGTTTTCGAACGGATACTGTTCTTGTAGAGGTTTCGGAGATCTTCTTTAG